In Gammaproteobacteria bacterium, one DNA window encodes the following:
- a CDS encoding flagellin: MPQIINSNVASLNAQRNLNTSQTALNTSLTRLSSGLRINSAKDDAAGLAISERMTSQIRGLNQAVRNANDGISLSQTAEGALGEIGNNLQRIRELAVQSANATNSASDRASLQAEAAQLSAEVTRVASQTQFNGLNLLDGSFLNQSFQVGANANQTINISSIGDARATALGSNVLTTNGTAMNTATAAGADNSGGNGVTVEAALVLSNNKGATGNIGYAVGSDAKTIAAAINASASSIGITATASNSATLGNIASAGTISFDLNGNTVSATVTDTSDLSGLASAINGLQSLTGVTASFASPTNKSVITLTTTDGRDIGIQDFNNTGATKTADVVAGATTRTLTGGAATDSTIATGTVELTSANGQISASGGNADVFGATTSSFNSVATVDISSATNAQVAIKTLDEALKTINNSRGDLGAIQNRFSSTIANLQTASENLSASRSRIQDADFAAESANLTRGQILQQAGVAILAQANSLPNNVLSLLR, from the coding sequence ATGCCACAAATCATTAACTCTAATGTAGCCTCATTAAATGCGCAACGGAACTTAAACACTTCACAAACCGCTTTAAACACTTCGTTGACACGTTTATCGTCCGGTTTACGTATCAATAGCGCCAAAGACGATGCTGCAGGTCTGGCGATTTCGGAAAGAATGACCTCACAAATCCGTGGCTTGAACCAAGCTGTACGTAACGCCAATGATGGCATCTCACTATCGCAAACTGCCGAAGGTGCACTGGGTGAAATCGGTAACAACTTGCAACGTATTCGCGAACTAGCAGTTCAATCTGCCAATGCGACCAATAGCGCCAGTGATCGTGCTTCGTTACAAGCTGAGGCCGCTCAACTAAGTGCAGAGGTAACACGCGTTGCTAGTCAAACGCAATTTAACGGCCTTAATTTATTAGATGGTTCTTTTCTGAATCAAAGTTTCCAAGTTGGCGCAAACGCAAACCAAACGATCAATATTTCTTCAATCGGTGATGCTCGTGCGACTGCTTTAGGCAGTAATGTACTTACCACCAACGGAACTGCCATGAATACAGCAACAGCAGCCGGTGCTGACAACTCCGGTGGTAACGGCGTAACTGTCGAAGCTGCCCTAGTGCTCTCTAATAATAAAGGAGCGACAGGCAATATCGGTTACGCAGTAGGATCCGATGCAAAAACAATAGCAGCAGCCATTAATGCCTCTGCTTCCAGCATCGGCATCACCGCTACTGCCTCCAATAGTGCGACATTGGGTAACATTGCTTCGGCCGGTACGATATCTTTTGACTTAAATGGGAACACAGTCTCAGCCACCGTAACCGACACTTCAGACTTAAGTGGTTTAGCTTCCGCCATTAATGGTCTGCAATCTCTTACCGGTGTCACCGCTTCATTTGCATCTCCGACCAATAAATCAGTGATTACGCTCACAACAACCGATGGAAGGGATATAGGAATCCAAGACTTTAACAACACTGGCGCAACAAAAACAGCGGATGTAGTTGCCGGCGCAACCACAAGAACCTTAACAGGCGGTGCGGCAACCGATTCGACAATTGCCACCGGTACCGTTGAGCTCACAAGTGCCAACGGACAGATATCAGCTAGCGGTGGAAATGCTGATGTATTCGGCGCTACTACCAGCTCGTTTAATTCTGTCGCTACTGTGGATATATCATCGGCGACCAATGCGCAAGTGGCAATTAAAACGCTGGATGAAGCTTTAAAAACTATAAATAATTCACGTGGTGATCTTGGTGCAATTCAGAATCGCTTTAGCTCGACGATTGCAAACCTGCAAACCGCATCGGAAAATCTTTCCGCTTCTCGCAGCCGGATCCAAGATGCTGACTTTGCTGCAGAATCAGCTAATTTGACTCGTG
- a CDS encoding response regulator has product MNTEDKLKILMVEHSEEDADLVLRILAQGGFKTDCLCVSTTADLYDALKIRDWDVILSDYDLPRLSAQEVLHIMRSEELDIPLIIISSQIGEEAAEHIMALGAYDFMMKSNLARLVPAIRRSLHEVKNFQCFITAQTALQKSEALFQAITSNLPGVVFQFLLSGNNQTSFPYVSDASETLLGLPPQMLMEKPELFPALILPEDKKSYHQLMMTSAEQLSTWNWEGCIQVKGDSDIKWISLRATPRRMANGATLWDGIMINITRNKLAEREIVRSREQLAELSSYLQRVKEQERARIAREIHDDIGGTLTAIKCELYPCMDITARSPEFYQQKAKSIESLVDRVIDSTRRISLDLRPGILDCGIVAAVQWQAKEFSDRTGIVCQVSCANDEISLDSDLAIAIFRVFQETLTNISKHANASRIQVKLVELEGLIFLEVMDNGCGITNIDMEKQDSFGIRGMRERCQQLKGNFHIAGDPGKGTKVTILIPTGNLDHQPGHVVELDGRLKGSAQLQTTVKKKKKVSRL; this is encoded by the coding sequence ATGAATACTGAAGATAAACTGAAAATCTTAATGGTTGAGCATTCTGAGGAGGATGCGGATCTGGTATTGCGAATACTTGCGCAAGGAGGTTTCAAGACGGATTGTCTGTGCGTCAGTACGACCGCCGATTTGTATGATGCATTGAAAATTCGGGATTGGGATGTCATTTTGTCCGATTATGATTTGCCTCGATTGAGTGCGCAGGAAGTTTTGCACATCATGAGAAGTGAAGAGCTGGACATACCGTTGATCATCATATCCAGTCAGATAGGTGAAGAGGCGGCGGAGCATATTATGGCTTTGGGCGCCTACGATTTCATGATGAAATCGAATCTTGCCCGATTGGTTCCGGCAATAAGGCGCAGCTTGCATGAAGTTAAAAATTTCCAGTGTTTCATTACCGCGCAAACTGCATTACAAAAGAGCGAAGCGCTTTTTCAAGCGATTACTTCTAATCTTCCGGGTGTGGTTTTTCAATTTTTATTATCGGGTAATAACCAAACAAGTTTTCCTTATGTGAGTGATGCCAGTGAAACATTATTGGGATTACCTCCCCAGATGCTCATGGAAAAGCCGGAGCTATTTCCCGCATTAATCTTGCCGGAAGACAAAAAATCTTATCATCAGCTGATGATGACTTCTGCCGAGCAGCTTTCGACCTGGAACTGGGAGGGTTGTATTCAAGTAAAGGGCGATAGCGATATCAAGTGGATCAGCCTGCGTGCAACGCCTAGGAGAATGGCGAATGGCGCCACTCTTTGGGATGGCATCATGATTAACATTACGCGCAATAAACTGGCGGAGAGGGAGATCGTGCGCTCCCGTGAGCAGCTTGCGGAGTTATCGTCTTATTTGCAGAGAGTAAAAGAGCAGGAGCGGGCTCGCATTGCGCGCGAAATTCACGATGATATCGGCGGAACATTAACGGCTATCAAATGTGAGTTGTATCCGTGCATGGATATAACTGCAAGAAGTCCGGAGTTTTATCAACAGAAAGCAAAATCGATCGAATCGCTTGTGGATCGTGTCATTGATAGTACGCGGCGGATTTCACTGGATTTGCGGCCGGGTATTCTCGATTGCGGCATTGTGGCGGCAGTACAATGGCAAGCCAAAGAATTTAGTGATCGTACCGGTATCGTTTGCCAAGTCTCCTGTGCAAATGATGAAATATCGCTGGATTCCGATTTAGCGATCGCGATTTTTCGTGTTTTCCAGGAAACGCTGACCAATATTTCCAAGCACGCTAATGCTTCCCGGATTCAGGTCAAGCTTGTCGAATTGGAAGGATTGATTTTTCTTGAGGTGATGGATAATGGCTGCGGTATTACTAACATCGATATGGAAAAGCAGGACTCTTTTGGGATAAGGGGTATGCGCGAACGCTGCCAGCAGTTGAAAGGGAACTTTCATATCGCGGGAGATCCTGGAAAAGGAACAAAAGTGACGATACTTATACCCACGGGTAACCTGGATCATCAGCCTGGGCATGTGGTTGAATTGGATGGCAGACTTAAGGGATCTGCGCAGCTTCAGACAACGGTAAAAAAGAAAAAGAAGGTTTCGCGGCTTTAA
- a CDS encoding response regulator transcription factor, which produces MISVMIADDHAIVRQGLKQILSETDDIKVTGEAETGFQAIKIARQQDFDVMLLDISLPDRNGIEILKQIKKDRPSLAVLMLSMHNEHEFAIRALKAGASGYLNKQSAPAQLVVAIRQVAAGDKYVSPVVAQELANIINSDVDKPLHTTLSDREYQTLCFIAAGKTLSEISAEMFLSPKTVSVYRARLLEKLKLTNNSELIRYAIKNKLVD; this is translated from the coding sequence ATGATAAGTGTGATGATTGCTGATGATCATGCAATTGTTCGTCAAGGTTTGAAGCAGATACTCAGTGAAACTGATGATATAAAAGTTACAGGTGAGGCGGAGACGGGATTTCAGGCAATCAAAATCGCACGGCAGCAAGACTTCGATGTCATGTTGCTGGATATCTCATTACCGGATAGAAATGGTATTGAAATTTTGAAACAGATAAAAAAAGACAGACCGAGTTTGGCTGTGCTCATGCTCAGCATGCATAACGAACATGAGTTTGCTATTCGCGCATTAAAGGCGGGCGCATCCGGTTACCTCAACAAACAAAGTGCGCCGGCGCAATTGGTGGTGGCTATTCGTCAGGTGGCGGCGGGCGATAAGTATGTCAGTCCGGTTGTGGCGCAAGAGCTCGCCAATATCATTAATTCCGATGTCGATAAGCCGTTGCACACTACGCTATCCGATCGGGAATATCAGACGCTGTGTTTTATCGCCGCAGGAAAAACTTTGTCGGAGATATCAGCCGAGATGTTTCTTAGTCCTAAAACAGTCAGTGTCTACCGGGCACGGCTGCTGGAAAAACTCAAACTCACTAACAATTCGGAACTTATTCGCTATGCGATTAAGAATAAACTGGTCGACTGA
- a CDS encoding diguanylate cyclase, whose translation MKQLKDSNPTIIARETLRQLASLRIPPTPDNYHKLYNQISGNTEGITNSAAVATAEPAAPADNAAVESVPDWGQTIEALLKQLENKQGTLTTAKKKEGVNRVLAKFSKDSKQLHDKLKALIDSWGASAIAAQESSTDLQTEESLSQINPDTQDTQSKRVTSQATAIAGQFTDQLLGVLAQMLEHVVARQVDDSALADEAKMLAQQVRKIQEKSEMEQFAADFGQFCGKFDTDGENGRKLQQGLLKLLNMLMNNTGELLAEDRWMGAQIGKLRETIAKPLDLQVIEQAECYLEEIAQRQEIIRRNLSEAKLTLKQMVTSLITNIEELSDTTGGYQIKLEQYSERIRKTDDIKELNQLLVQLMEETQQMQKSALNYRNDFLAARAEVSMAQDKINQLETELQEMGEKVHEDHLTGILNRRGLDGAFERETSRSIRHKTPLCFALLDIDNFKQLNDTHGHKVGDDALVYLVESVKDTTRPEDVVSRYGGEEFVILLPNTSLEEAVQILSRIRRNLTKKFFLHENKRLLITFSAGVAQLQAGESQESVFKRADEAMYRAKKSGKNQILIAE comes from the coding sequence ATGAAGCAATTAAAAGACTCCAATCCGACTATTATTGCGCGTGAAACATTGCGGCAGCTCGCATCGCTAAGAATTCCTCCGACTCCCGACAATTATCATAAATTGTACAACCAGATTTCAGGTAATACCGAAGGCATCACAAATTCCGCTGCTGTTGCCACTGCAGAACCGGCAGCTCCAGCTGATAATGCAGCAGTTGAATCTGTTCCGGATTGGGGACAAACGATAGAAGCGTTATTGAAGCAATTGGAGAATAAACAAGGCACGTTGACAACTGCAAAGAAAAAAGAAGGGGTGAATCGGGTTCTGGCCAAGTTCTCGAAGGACTCCAAGCAACTGCACGATAAGCTGAAGGCATTGATCGATTCATGGGGAGCATCGGCAATTGCGGCTCAAGAATCAAGTACAGACCTTCAGACGGAAGAGTCGTTATCGCAGATTAATCCGGATACACAAGATACGCAATCGAAGCGAGTAACTTCACAAGCAACTGCTATTGCCGGACAGTTTACCGATCAGTTGCTGGGAGTGCTGGCGCAAATGTTAGAGCATGTTGTAGCCCGGCAAGTGGATGATAGCGCTTTGGCTGATGAAGCGAAGATGCTGGCGCAGCAGGTGCGTAAGATCCAAGAAAAATCGGAAATGGAGCAGTTTGCAGCTGATTTCGGACAATTTTGCGGCAAATTTGACACCGATGGCGAGAATGGCCGTAAATTGCAGCAAGGTTTGCTGAAGCTACTCAATATGCTGATGAATAATACCGGTGAATTGCTGGCTGAAGACCGGTGGATGGGTGCTCAGATCGGCAAATTGCGCGAAACAATAGCCAAGCCGCTGGATCTTCAGGTCATCGAACAAGCAGAATGTTATTTGGAAGAAATCGCGCAAAGGCAGGAAATAATCCGGCGTAACTTGAGCGAAGCCAAACTGACACTGAAACAAATGGTGACTTCTTTGATCACCAATATTGAGGAACTCAGCGATACAACGGGAGGGTATCAGATAAAGCTGGAGCAGTACTCCGAAAGAATCAGAAAAACGGATGATATTAAAGAACTTAATCAGTTGCTGGTGCAACTCATGGAAGAAACCCAGCAGATGCAAAAAAGCGCATTAAATTACCGCAATGATTTTCTCGCGGCGCGTGCCGAAGTCAGCATGGCGCAGGATAAAATCAATCAACTTGAAACCGAATTGCAGGAAATGGGAGAGAAGGTCCATGAGGATCATCTGACGGGCATATTGAACCGGCGCGGCTTGGATGGTGCCTTTGAACGCGAAACTTCGCGCTCGATCCGTCATAAGACGCCCTTGTGTTTTGCATTGCTGGATATTGACAATTTCAAACAGTTAAATGATACGCACGGCCATAAAGTGGGGGATGATGCGCTGGTTTATTTGGTTGAATCCGTTAAGGATACAACGCGCCCCGAAGATGTCGTGTCGCGCTATGGCGGCGAGGAATTTGTAATTTTATTGCCCAATACGAGTCTCGAAGAAGCTGTTCAAATTTTGTCCAGGATACGGCGGAATCTAACCAAGAAGTTTTTTTTGCACGAGAATAAACGCTTGCTGATTACTTTTAGCGCCGGTGTTGCACAATTGCAAGCAGGCGAATCGCAGGAAAGCGTTTTCAAGCGCGCGGATGAAGCCATGTATCGCGCAAAGAAAAGTGGCAAGAATCAGATTCTTATCGCTGAATAG
- a CDS encoding GGDEF domain-containing protein, which produces MQEATKQKRMLRLVKSTNAIKSEQKPMIDSEDYYKQVERYAEQIRKTSNADEIIGILDIVLSETRGLRFSDEVFAAQEQVKFAEQKIESLKSELEQLRELVQTDQMTGAFNRRGLEDIFKREAARADRNAQSLGVILVDLDNFKQINDNLGHQYGDSVLINLVAVAKETLRPSDIVARFGGEEFVILLPDVEMQDALTIIQRIQNNLTKSFSIQSDSQTLPITFSAGVALRSFGEHQNSVLSRADKALYQAKRTGKNRAIPALI; this is translated from the coding sequence ATGCAAGAAGCTACTAAACAAAAAAGAATGCTGAGATTGGTTAAATCGACAAATGCTATTAAAAGTGAGCAGAAACCTATGATTGATTCTGAAGACTATTACAAGCAAGTAGAGCGTTATGCTGAACAGATTCGCAAAACAAGTAACGCGGATGAGATCATCGGAATTCTTGATATCGTACTGTCGGAGACACGAGGGCTGAGATTCAGTGATGAAGTTTTTGCAGCGCAGGAGCAAGTGAAGTTTGCAGAACAGAAGATCGAGTCCCTGAAGAGTGAATTGGAACAACTGCGCGAGCTTGTGCAAACGGATCAGATGACCGGCGCGTTCAATCGCCGCGGTTTAGAGGATATTTTCAAACGCGAGGCAGCGCGTGCAGACCGGAATGCGCAGTCATTGGGTGTGATTCTGGTTGATCTGGATAACTTTAAACAGATCAATGATAACTTGGGTCACCAATATGGCGATAGTGTGCTGATCAATTTGGTCGCGGTCGCCAAAGAAACGCTACGACCTTCCGATATCGTTGCGCGGTTCGGCGGAGAGGAGTTTGTGATCTTGTTGCCCGATGTGGAAATGCAAGATGCGCTGACAATTATTCAGCGGATACAAAATAATTTGACAAAAAGCTTCTCGATCCAATCGGATAGCCAAACATTGCCAATAACCTTTAGCGCTGGAGTTGCGCTACGGTCATTCGGAGAACATCAAAATTCAGTCCTGAGCCGAGCGGATAAAGCACTTTATCAAGCGAAGCGCACAGGAAAGAATCGAGCAATTCCTGCCCTGATCTAA
- a CDS encoding HDOD domain-containing protein: MEGFFLGRQPILDRNQNLVAFELLFRQEETEESVSIKNDLSASANVIINAYCQLGIQNVLGKQRGFINANPELVMSDIINLLPSKHVVLEIKETATVTEEFMQRCNELKQKGYQFALDNIVEMNSKVEQLLPVVSVVKVDVLALEQNALAKLVTELNRWPVLLLALKVESREQEKHCMQLGFQMFQGYYFAKPEVLSVKRADPGKLSLLKLLTLVMGDSDIEELEREFKHQPGLSYNLMRMVNSVASGLPQKINSIKHAIMILGRKQLQRWIQLLLYTANQSDDSMSNALMQTAAARGKLMELIATAERPHDKNHQERAFMVGILSLLDVLLGIEMQQIVDKLGIPDDMSQALLVREGRLGQELKLVEANEKGEVAAIQSMLTELGFISLSELADIEIQAIAWANRIGESAN; the protein is encoded by the coding sequence ATGGAAGGCTTTTTTCTTGGGCGCCAGCCAATTCTAGATCGTAATCAAAACCTTGTGGCATTTGAATTACTGTTTAGGCAAGAAGAAACTGAAGAATCGGTCAGTATAAAAAACGATTTGTCCGCATCAGCAAATGTCATTATCAATGCCTATTGCCAACTGGGAATCCAGAATGTGCTCGGTAAGCAGCGCGGCTTCATCAACGCTAACCCAGAATTGGTGATGAGTGACATTATCAATCTATTGCCTAGTAAGCATGTCGTATTGGAAATAAAAGAAACGGCGACAGTAACGGAAGAATTCATGCAGCGCTGTAACGAGCTAAAGCAAAAGGGCTATCAGTTTGCGTTGGATAATATTGTAGAAATGAATAGTAAGGTAGAGCAGTTGCTTCCAGTTGTCAGTGTTGTGAAAGTGGACGTGCTTGCATTGGAACAAAATGCACTTGCTAAATTAGTAACCGAATTGAATCGATGGCCGGTATTGCTGCTGGCGTTAAAAGTGGAAAGCCGGGAGCAAGAGAAGCATTGCATGCAATTAGGTTTTCAAATGTTCCAAGGCTATTATTTCGCAAAACCCGAGGTGCTGTCAGTAAAACGAGCCGATCCGGGGAAGCTCTCGCTGTTGAAACTATTGACACTGGTTATGGGTGATAGCGATATCGAAGAGCTAGAACGGGAATTTAAACATCAACCTGGTTTGAGCTATAACCTGATGCGCATGGTGAATTCCGTTGCCAGCGGTTTGCCGCAAAAAATCAATTCCATCAAACATGCCATCATGATTTTGGGGCGTAAGCAGCTGCAGCGATGGATACAACTGCTGCTTTATACCGCCAATCAGTCCGACGATAGTATGTCAAACGCATTAATGCAAACAGCGGCGGCGCGTGGAAAGCTGATGGAGTTAATTGCGACAGCGGAGCGGCCGCATGACAAAAACCACCAGGAAAGAGCATTCATGGTAGGAATTTTATCGTTGCTGGATGTATTGCTCGGCATCGAGATGCAGCAAATCGTTGACAAACTGGGAATTCCCGATGACATGAGTCAGGCTTTATTAGTCCGGGAAGGTCGTCTAGGTCAGGAATTGAAATTAGTTGAGGCAAACGAGAAAGGCGAGGTCGCCGCAATTCAATCGATGTTGACCGAATTAGGTTTTATAAGTTTGAGCGAATTGGCGGATATCGAGATACAAGCCATTGCATGGGCGAACCGGATCGGTGAATCGGCAAATTGA
- a CDS encoding response regulator: MAKTILAVDDSASIRQMVAFTLKGAGYEVIQAVDGQDALDKANYHQVNLVLTDINMPRMDGLKLLELLRKLAHYKNIPILILTTESGDEIKAKGRAAGATGWLVKPFDPKRLLEVIGKVIG, from the coding sequence ATGGCTAAGACAATACTTGCAGTGGATGACTCTGCTTCCATCCGGCAAATGGTTGCTTTTACGCTCAAAGGAGCCGGATATGAAGTCATTCAGGCAGTAGATGGGCAGGATGCTTTGGATAAAGCTAACTATCATCAGGTTAATTTGGTATTGACTGATATCAATATGCCACGCATGGATGGATTAAAGCTACTTGAATTACTACGTAAGTTGGCGCACTACAAAAATATTCCTATTTTGATTCTAACCACTGAATCCGGCGATGAAATAAAAGCAAAGGGTAGGGCGGCGGGTGCCACCGGTTGGCTGGTAAAGCCATTCGATCCAAAGAGATTACTGGAAGTAATCGGTAAGGTTATTGGTTAG
- a CDS encoding Hpt domain-containing protein, which yields MSTDLEQFYEIFFEESSELLADMEACLLRLDVNSPDLEDLNAIFRAAHSIKGGAGVNSGVKMYH from the coding sequence ATGAGTACAGATCTCGAACAGTTTTATGAAATATTTTTTGAAGAGTCCTCAGAATTACTTGCGGATATGGAAGCATGCTTGCTGAGGCTCGATGTAAATTCGCCAGATTTGGAAGATTTAAACGCTATATTCCGTGCGGCACATTCTATCAAGGGTGGGGCGGGTGTAAATAGCGGAGTAAAAATGTACCACTGA
- a CDS encoding IS21 family transposase: MYTVELYVKIRRAVMVEGRSEREVARYFGIHRKTVKKMCQYAAPPGYRRKREPVSPKLAPFTGIIDAILEADKQVHVKQRHTAIRILERLREEHGFTGGYTIVRNYVNKAAIRQKEMFMPLVHLPGHAQVDFGEADGYIGGKLVRFHYFCLDMPHSDGCFVKAYPTEDTESFLDGHVAAFAFLGGIPQSILYDNTKIAVAKILGDGKRQRTKAFSELQSHYLFEDKFGRPAKGNDKGKVEGMVGYSRRHFMVPLPIAADFNALNAKLLDGCIKRQQAKLRGQTETIAERMKRDTAALMALPAVAFDACHKISTRVSSLSLVRYRSNDYSVPTQYGHWEVLVKGYVDRVEICLGTDTIARHARSYGREEFIYNPLHYLALLEQKPRALDQAAPLQDWVLPEVFDRLRRVLEVRMERRGRKEYIQILRLLENFSLAQVEQAIKQAMGFGTIGFDAIKHLILCAIEQRPAKLDLMLYPYLPRASVKSTEPRSYLSLLQGFKSSQSTEVRYD, encoded by the coding sequence ATGTATACAGTGGAACTATATGTAAAGATTCGACGTGCGGTGATGGTAGAAGGCAGAAGCGAGCGCGAAGTTGCGCGTTATTTTGGAATTCACCGCAAGACTGTGAAGAAGATGTGTCAATACGCTGCACCGCCGGGTTATCGGCGCAAGCGCGAACCCGTATCTCCCAAGCTTGCTCCTTTCACTGGCATCATTGATGCTATTTTGGAAGCTGACAAACAAGTGCATGTTAAGCAGCGCCATACTGCGATACGGATATTGGAGCGGTTGCGTGAAGAACACGGCTTTACTGGTGGTTATACCATCGTACGTAACTATGTTAACAAGGCTGCAATTCGGCAGAAGGAAATGTTCATGCCGTTAGTGCACTTGCCTGGCCATGCCCAGGTAGACTTTGGTGAAGCCGATGGCTATATTGGTGGCAAACTGGTTCGATTCCATTATTTCTGCCTTGATATGCCGCATTCGGATGGTTGCTTTGTCAAAGCCTATCCAACTGAAGATACCGAATCCTTTCTGGATGGGCATGTTGCTGCCTTTGCATTTTTGGGTGGGATACCGCAATCGATCCTGTACGACAACACCAAGATTGCGGTGGCCAAGATACTGGGCGATGGCAAACGCCAGCGTACCAAGGCATTCAGCGAGCTGCAGAGCCACTATCTGTTTGAAGACAAGTTTGGGCGACCGGCCAAAGGCAACGACAAGGGGAAAGTTGAGGGCATGGTTGGTTACAGTCGCCGCCACTTCATGGTGCCGCTACCCATTGCTGCTGATTTTAATGCCCTGAATGCAAAATTGTTGGATGGGTGCATCAAGCGCCAACAGGCCAAGTTGCGGGGTCAAACTGAAACCATCGCTGAGCGCATGAAACGCGATACGGCTGCATTGATGGCTTTACCTGCAGTTGCTTTTGATGCCTGCCATAAGATTTCCACGCGTGTATCTTCATTATCGCTCGTGCGTTATCGAAGCAACGATTACTCGGTGCCTACTCAATACGGTCACTGGGAGGTACTGGTGAAGGGCTATGTGGATCGCGTAGAGATTTGCCTGGGCACAGATACGATTGCACGTCATGCGCGCAGCTACGGTCGGGAAGAATTCATATACAACCCCTTGCACTACCTGGCATTGTTAGAGCAGAAACCGCGTGCGCTCGATCAAGCGGCACCCTTGCAAGATTGGGTACTACCTGAAGTATTCGATCGGCTGCGTCGCGTGTTGGAAGTCCGCATGGAACGCCGTGGCCGCAAGGAATATATCCAGATTTTGCGGTTGCTGGAGAATTTTAGCCTAGCGCAAGTTGAGCAGGCAATCAAACAAGCGATGGGGTTCGGTACAATTGGTTTTGATGCCATCAAGCATTTGATTCTGTGCGCGATAGAGCAACGACCTGCCAAGCTCGATTTGATGCTCTATCCCTATTTACCCCGTGCCAGCGTGAAATCCACTGAACCACGATCGTATTTAAGCTTGCTGCAAGGATTCAAGTCAAGCCAATCTACGGAGGTGCGTTATGACTGA
- a CDS encoding ATP-binding protein gives MTDTSIPTTVAPQVLLINHFKTLKLPTFAREYEKVGLECAREDVDYARYLLRLCELECIDRERRNTERRIRQAKFPVIKSLDTFDFAAIPGLNKSLILELMRCEWIDKRENIIALGPSGVGKTHIALALGLAACQKGMSVLFTTAAALVHELMEARDEKRLRTLQKQLTNVKLLIIDELGYVPFTAIGSELLFEVFSRRYEHGSTLVTSNLPFDEWTSVLGSERLTGALLDRLTHHVHILEMNGESYRLAASKKRQKQTVQTKPIEKEDARPI, from the coding sequence ATGACTGATACCTCTATTCCCACCACGGTCGCGCCGCAAGTCTTGCTGATCAATCACTTCAAGACCCTAAAGTTACCAACCTTTGCACGTGAATATGAAAAGGTGGGACTCGAATGCGCACGTGAGGATGTTGATTATGCACGCTATTTATTGCGACTATGCGAACTGGAATGCATTGATCGTGAACGGCGGAATACCGAGCGGCGCATACGTCAGGCGAAATTCCCAGTAATTAAAAGCCTGGATACGTTCGACTTTGCTGCAATACCTGGACTGAATAAATCATTGATACTGGAGTTGATGCGCTGTGAATGGATCGATAAGCGCGAGAACATCATTGCGTTGGGCCCATCAGGCGTTGGCAAGACTCATATCGCATTGGCTTTAGGGCTGGCTGCCTGCCAAAAAGGCATGAGCGTTTTATTCACGACAGCTGCAGCGCTGGTGCATGAGTTAATGGAGGCGCGCGATGAAAAGCGATTACGTACCTTGCAAAAGCAATTGACCAACGTCAAATTGCTGATCATCGACGAACTGGGTTATGTGCCATTTACTGCAATTGGTTCAGAGCTCTTATTCGAAGTATTCAGCCGTCGATATGAACATGGATCCACTTTAGTCACATCGAATTTACCATTTGATGAGTGGACCAGTGTGTTGGGATCAGAACGATTGACCGGTGCGCTGTTGGATCGCTTAACCCATCATGTTCATATTCTGGAAATGAATGGAGAATCGTATCGCCTGGCCGCAAGCAAGAAACGGCAAAAGCAGACAGTACAAACCAAGCCTATAGAAAAGGAGGATGCCAGACCAATATAA